The genomic segment CATCGCTGCGTCAGTCTGTCCTATAATTACGATTATGCCTCATTTGTTACGCCTGTTTTTGTTGGCTTTTTTTCTTCACTGCCCTGCGGGGTTAGCGACGACCGTCTATAAATCGATGGATGAAAACGGCGTGGTCTCGTTCTCCGATACACTCCCAGACGATTCACCAGCGGTCGAGACTTTTGAAATTACAATTCACGAAACCGCCTCGTCCGATTCAACCGAGTTGCTGGAGGAAATGCGTCAAACTACCGACAGAATGGCTGCTGATCGTCGCGAACGGGAAAAGCACCGCGCTGAGATACGACAATTGCAGTCGGATACCGCGCGCCAAAAGAACAACCCGGTCTACCCGGCGTACTATGACACTATCACTTCCGAATACAGTGCAGCGGGTAGTTACTACCGCTATCCCTTGAAGCGCCCTGCTTGGCCGAGACACCCTATCGCGCGACCGCCGCTGCGGCCGCCCAATCTCACGAACCCGATCGAGCAGTTCCCCGCGCCCCATATACGCCCCTTATTTACCCCCCGGACACGGGGAGCAAACCGACAATAGCGCTCATTGAGATACTGCAAACATTCAAGCGCGCACAAGCATGCTGCCGTACAATGTGTGTCCAGCCAGCTACGATAAAAGGCATTTTTATTCATATGACGCGCTGCAGAGAAATCGCCCTGGACGTCGCCGATACGACGCTATCGCTCACCGAATGGGCCGGTGCTGGAGATCCCATCCTGCTAATCCATGCCACCGGGTTTCACCGTCATTGCTGGAACGAAATTGTCACACGCTTACCGCAACGTCACATCTATACGGTAGACTTGCGCTTTCACGGCGCTAGCGGACAAAATGGCGAGGTGCGATGGAAATTAATGGCCAATGACATCGAGCAGATGCTCGAAAAGCTGGACCTGAACCAGGTTATCGGCGCCGGTCATTCACTGGGTGGTCATATACTCACCCGAGTTGCAGCCGAAGCACCTGAGCGCTTCAAACACATCCTTCTTATCGACCCGGTCATCATGTCACCGCAGCGAGCCGCCGCGGCCCTGAAGGCAAGCCACGGTCTCAAAGCCACTGACCACCCGGTCAGTCGCAGAAAAAACTTGTGGCAGGACGCCGAGGAAATGTATCAGCGTTTTAAAGATCGAGCGCCCTTCGATACCTGGCAGCCACAAGTCCTGCGGGATTATTGCAATCACGCTTTGCGTCCTGAGCAGGAAGGTACTCAGAGACAACTGGCATGCGACCCAATCAACGAAGCCGCTATCTACCTGAATCAATCGGGCATGAAGGATATTTTCGAGCAACTGGATAAGGTTCGCGTGCCAGCGACTCTTCTGAGAGCCCCGCCCGGAGACGGAAAACAACATAAGCCCCTGGACTCGCCCACCTGGTCAAAGCTGGCCTCAGCCCTGCCTGATTGTCGGGATATTTACCTTCCCGACCACAACCATTTCATCCCCATGCAGGATCCCGAACTGGTCGCTGGTCATATTAAAAAGATACGGTAGTCGAGCATCAGTAAGGAATGCTGTTACTATAGGGAACGACCGTGATAACTTGCGAAAATAAAAAATAACAGGGGAAAACCGCTATGAACGTTGTCATTACCAGTCTGCTGATATTAGTCATTCTGCCCGTAAGCTGTGCGTGGATTGCGGGCTACTATCGCCAGAAGCAACTCGGCAGCGTAGATAACAAGGAGCCCCGCACCCAGTCGCAGCAGTTGACTGGCCCCGGAGCGCGAGCGGTAGCCGCTCAGGGCAACTCATGGGAAGCACTTGCGGTATTCAGCGCAACAACCTTAGCGGTGTT from the Candidatus Marimicrobium litorale genome contains:
- a CDS encoding DUF4124 domain-containing protein; protein product: MPHLLRLFLLAFFLHCPAGLATTVYKSMDENGVVSFSDTLPDDSPAVETFEITIHETASSDSTELLEEMRQTTDRMAADRREREKHRAEIRQLQSDTARQKNNPVYPAYYDTITSEYSAAGSYYRYPLKRPAWPRHPIARPPLRPPNLTNPIEQFPAPHIRPLFTPRTRGANRQ
- a CDS encoding alpha/beta fold hydrolase, with translation MTRCREIALDVADTTLSLTEWAGAGDPILLIHATGFHRHCWNEIVTRLPQRHIYTVDLRFHGASGQNGEVRWKLMANDIEQMLEKLDLNQVIGAGHSLGGHILTRVAAEAPERFKHILLIDPVIMSPQRAAAALKASHGLKATDHPVSRRKNLWQDAEEMYQRFKDRAPFDTWQPQVLRDYCNHALRPEQEGTQRQLACDPINEAAIYLNQSGMKDIFEQLDKVRVPATLLRAPPGDGKQHKPLDSPTWSKLASALPDCRDIYLPDHNHFIPMQDPELVAGHIKKIR
- a CDS encoding MAPEG family protein, giving the protein MNVVITSLLILVILPVSCAWIAGYYRQKQLGSVDNKEPRTQSQQLTGPGARAVAAQGNSWEALAVFSATTLAVFIGGIDLDSIRMPVMVFTALRIAYIPAYIAGVDKLRSLIFIGGYGICLYLIYLALSAG